From Micromonospora auratinigra:
GGTACGCGCACGCGCTCGGGGCCAAGCTGCGGATCATCTTCGACTACGGGGACGATCTTCGCCAGATCGCTTGACGTGCCGCTGGCTGACGCTCGGGTGAGGGCTGCGGGGCGGGCCGCCGTCTGGTCGCCTCGGTGGTCACGAAGCGGCCGGTCACCCAGGTCGTCGCGGTCGGCACGAAGCAGGAGTCGCGGTGCGACCCGAACTACTCGGGCTGCGTGCCGATCGCCAGTGACGTCGACTGCGCCGGCGGCAGCGGCAACGGTCCCGCCTACGTCAGCGGACCGATCCGGGTCATCGGCGAGGACATCTACGACCTCGACCGGGACGGCGACGGGTACGCCTGCGACGACTGACCGGGTGCCGGCTCCCGCCGCCGGTTCCGTGCGGCCGTCAGGCATTGACAGGGTTGGTACCCCCCGTGATCATGTGGGGACGCTGCGGCCATCACGGGGGTCCGTGGCACGTATCCCGGAGGACCTTCCATGGGTCGAACCCTGTCCGCGCTCGCCCTCGGTGCCGCCACCCTCGCCGCCGCCGTGCTGGTGGATGCCGGGCCCGCGTACGCCGCCACCGAGCAGTTGCGCCTCGACTTCGACGCCACCCCGACCGGGCAGGTCGAGCCGGGGCCGTGGACGTCGGGCTGCTTCGCCGACGTGGCCACCCCGGGCGACTCGGGCTGCATCGCGGTCAACGCCCCGGGCAGCATCTCCCGGGCCGCCCGGTCCAGCGGCACGAGCAGCAGCCCCGCGCTGGCCTTCCCCGCCGCCGGCAGTGCGGTGGTCGAGGTGCCGCACGCGGCCAACCTCAACCCGGGTACGCAGGACTTCACGATCAGCGCGATGGTCAAGCTGAGCAGCGCGCAGGTCACCGTCGGCGCGAACCTGATGCAGAAGGGCTACTACACGGAGGGCGCCAGCAGCCAGTGGAAGCTCCAGGTGGACAACGGCATGCCGGGGTGCCGGATCGCCGGTTACCTGGCCAACGGCGACTGGGGCTTCGCGAAGGCGGACAGCGACATCTCGATCGCCGACAAGGGCTGGACCTTCGTCCAGTGCAAGCGGCGCGGCGGGGTGCTCAGCATCACCGTGGGCGCGAACCCGGCGGTGACCGCCGACCAGAACGCCGCGCTGGACGTCAGCAACACCGCCAAGGTGACCGTCGGCGCGAAGGGCGCGGGCCTGAGCAACAACGACCAGTTCCGCGGCGAGCTGGACAACGCGGTCCTCAGCGTCGGCTGACCGCGGACGTCGTGGGGCGGGCGACCTGCCGGCCACCCGCCCTACGCTCAGGCCAGCCGGGAGCGGATCAGGAAGCGGACTCCCTCCGGGGCCTCCAGGGAGAAGCCACTGCCCCGGCCGGGCACCACGTCGACGGTGAGCCGGGTGTGCCGCCACAGCTCCCACTGGACCTTCGACATCCAGAACTCGACCGGCTCGGCCACCCCGTCGACCGTCAGTTCCGCGAGCAGGACGTCCGAGGAGCCGGTGCGGAACTCGCCGGCCGGGTAGCACATCGGCGCGCTGCCGTCGCAGCAGCCGCCGGACTGGTGGAACATCAGCGGGCCGTGCTGCCCCCGCAGCGACCGGATCAGCTCGGCCGCCGCGGGGGTCACGGACACCACGTCGTCCATCAGAAGAAGCCCAGCTTCTTCGTGGAGTAGCTGACCAGCAGGTTCTTGGTCTGCTGGTAGTGCTCCAGCATCATCTTGTGGTTCTCCCGGCCGATGCCGGACTGCTTGTACCCGCCGAACGCGGCGTGCGCCGGGTAGGCGTGGTAGCAGTTCGTCCACACCCGACCCGCCTGGATGGCCCGCCCCGCCCGGTACGCGGTGTTCATGTCCCGGGTCCAGACGCCGGCGCCCAGGCCGTACAGGGTGTCGTTGGCGATCTTCACGGCGTCGTCCAGGTCGGCGAAGGAGGTCACCGAGACCACCGGCCCGAAGATCTCCTCCTGGAAGATCCGCATCGAGTTGTCGCCCTCGAAGATCGTCGGCTGGACGTAGTACCCGCCGGACAGCTCCCCGCCGAGGTCCGCGCGGGCGCCCCCGGTCAGCACGCGAGCGCCCTCCTGGCGGCCGATGTCCAGGTAGGACAGGATCTTCTCCAGCTGGTCGTTGGACGCCTGCGCGCCGATCATCGTGTCGGTGTCCAACGGATGCCCCTGGCGAACCTGCTGGGTGCGGGACACGGCGGCGGCCAGGAAGTCGGCGTAGTGGCCCTGCTGGATGAGCGCCCGGGACGGGCAGGTGCAGACCTCGCCCTGGTTGAGGGCGAACATGGTGAAGCCTTCGAGCGCCTTGTCCAGGAAGTCGTCGGACGCCGCGCTGACGTCGTCGAAGAAGATGTTCGGGCTCTTGCCGCCCAGCTCCAGCGTGACGGGTTTGATGTTCTCGCTGGCGTACTGCATGATCAGCCGCC
This genomic window contains:
- a CDS encoding G5 domain-containing protein, giving the protein MVTKRPVTQVVAVGTKQESRCDPNYSGCVPIASDVDCAGGSGNGPAYVSGPIRVIGEDIYDLDRDGDGYACDD
- a CDS encoding LamG-like jellyroll fold domain-containing protein, yielding MGRTLSALALGAATLAAAVLVDAGPAYAATEQLRLDFDATPTGQVEPGPWTSGCFADVATPGDSGCIAVNAPGSISRAARSSGTSSSPALAFPAAGSAVVEVPHAANLNPGTQDFTISAMVKLSSAQVTVGANLMQKGYYTEGASSQWKLQVDNGMPGCRIAGYLANGDWGFAKADSDISIADKGWTFVQCKRRGGVLSITVGANPAVTADQNAALDVSNTAKVTVGAKGAGLSNNDQFRGELDNAVLSVG
- a CDS encoding DUF779 domain-containing protein, which gives rise to MDDVVSVTPAAAELIRSLRGQHGPLMFHQSGGCCDGSAPMCYPAGEFRTGSSDVLLAELTVDGVAEPVEFWMSKVQWELWRHTRLTVDVVPGRGSGFSLEAPEGVRFLIRSRLA
- the adh gene encoding aldehyde dehydrogenase, whose translation is MTRYDAPTHWQTRYDHFIGGEYVTPHGGRYFENPTPVTGQTFCEVARGTAEDVEKALDAAHGAADAWGRTSVAERALILNRIADRMEENLESLAVAESWENGKPVRETLAADIPLAIDHFRYFAGSVRAQEGSLGEIDDDTVAYHFHEPLGVVGQIIPWNFPILMAVWKLAPALAAGNAVVLKPAEQTPASIHYLLSLVADLLPPGVVNVVNGFGVEAGKPLASSPRVAKVAFTGETTTGRLIMQYASENIKPVTLELGGKSPNIFFDDVSAASDDFLDKALEGFTMFALNQGEVCTCPSRALIQQGHYADFLAAAVSRTQQVRQGHPLDTDTMIGAQASNDQLEKILSYLDIGRQEGARVLTGGARADLGGELSGGYYVQPTIFEGDNSMRIFQEEIFGPVVSVTSFADLDDAVKIANDTLYGLGAGVWTRDMNTAYRAGRAIQAGRVWTNCYHAYPAHAAFGGYKQSGIGRENHKMMLEHYQQTKNLLVSYSTKKLGFF